From Hymenobacter volaticus, the proteins below share one genomic window:
- a CDS encoding TolC family protein, with translation MGDCLAFAQTNNLQVQQAGLLQDKSIVQLNTANKSFLPTVNARMRTTGNWGFLIDPSTNELSDQFNFGNQAALNMNWNLFNGFATSHQIKLRTQQVAAATYDYQVSSNSTSLNIIYAFLQVLLGQEQLKNSKQRAAYLVEQQRKVKNQVDKGVLSKRDWLNLQSQVAAEELQTVYAENGVDKAILNLKQVVGLPLAEDLTVQTGKISDDWLPTELISAEVVTAAATALPDLKAAQARVEATQHAWQLERASYKPTFALTAQLATRTSNYKTEVFTNQVLDNLNRRVGLSLYVPIANGFLLRNTDQLAKLNAESAKLNYQQVERDLSGKVMSALLDYKAAAKKYRVLQLQYSLLSEEHRYAAKMLELGGLNAMEYSVTRSRLVTAQSELIQAKYDCFFKQKTLDFYQGKPLPSVL, from the coding sequence TTGGGTGACTGTCTAGCTTTTGCACAAACCAATAATTTGCAGGTGCAGCAAGCTGGTTTGCTGCAAGACAAAAGCATTGTACAACTCAATACGGCCAACAAATCCTTCCTGCCCACAGTCAATGCCCGAATGCGCACGACCGGAAACTGGGGCTTCCTCATTGACCCATCTACCAACGAATTATCCGATCAATTCAACTTTGGCAATCAGGCGGCCCTGAACATGAACTGGAATCTGTTCAATGGATTTGCCACTTCGCACCAGATCAAGCTACGTACCCAGCAAGTAGCCGCCGCAACCTACGATTACCAAGTAAGCAGCAACAGCACCTCCCTAAACATAATCTATGCCTTCTTACAAGTTCTGCTGGGTCAAGAGCAACTCAAAAACTCCAAGCAGCGAGCAGCTTATTTGGTTGAACAACAGCGAAAAGTAAAAAATCAAGTAGATAAGGGAGTCCTTAGCAAAAGGGATTGGCTGAATCTACAATCTCAGGTTGCGGCAGAGGAGTTGCAGACTGTTTACGCGGAAAATGGGGTAGATAAGGCCATACTCAACTTGAAACAAGTTGTCGGTTTGCCGCTTGCTGAGGATTTAACTGTGCAAACAGGCAAGATTTCGGACGATTGGCTACCAACGGAGCTAATAAGTGCAGAAGTGGTAACCGCAGCTGCCACTGCACTACCTGATTTGAAAGCCGCACAAGCCCGAGTTGAGGCGACGCAGCACGCTTGGCAGTTAGAACGGGCTAGCTATAAGCCTACCTTTGCGCTTACGGCTCAACTGGCCACGCGTACGTCGAACTACAAAACCGAAGTATTTACCAACCAAGTGCTTGACAACCTGAACCGGCGGGTTGGGTTGTCCTTGTACGTACCAATTGCTAACGGTTTTCTGCTGCGCAACACCGACCAATTAGCCAAATTGAATGCAGAATCGGCGAAGCTAAATTACCAACAGGTAGAGCGGGACCTCAGTGGCAAAGTAATGAGTGCGTTACTGGACTATAAAGCTGCAGCCAAGAAGTATCGGGTTCTGCAGTTGCAGTATAGTCTTCTGAGCGAAGAACACCGGTACGCGGCCAAAATGCTGGAGCTTGGTGGCCTCAATGCTATGGAATACAGTGTGACGCGTAGCCGATTGGTAACTGCCCAATCCGAATTGATACAAGCTAAATATGACTGCTTTTTCAAGCAAAAGACGTTGGATTTCTACCAAGGCAAGCCACTGCCTTCAGTACTTTAG
- a CDS encoding response regulator transcription factor, with amino-acid sequence MATVLLVEDEAALALIIKDSLEMRGFTVQHAADGEQGLHLFRQQAPDIVVADIMLPRLDGFSLGEQLRRENQTIPLIFLTARSQPADVVRGFELGGNDYLKKPFSMDELVVRIQAQLNRLGLPTNSPPHEPLKIGRYVFAYTQQKLRLADTEIELTNREAELLKRLYDHRNQVLERSTVLLDLWGQDHFFNGRSLDVFVTRLRRYLRDDPQVQILNVRGIGYKLIF; translated from the coding sequence ATGGCAACTGTTCTGCTGGTAGAGGATGAAGCAGCGCTGGCTTTAATTATCAAAGACAGCCTGGAAATGCGCGGCTTCACGGTGCAGCACGCTGCCGATGGCGAACAAGGCCTGCACCTATTTCGGCAGCAAGCGCCCGACATCGTAGTAGCCGACATCATGCTGCCGCGCCTCGACGGCTTTTCACTCGGTGAGCAGCTACGCCGCGAAAACCAAACTATACCGCTGATCTTCCTGACGGCTCGCTCGCAACCGGCCGACGTGGTCCGGGGCTTCGAGTTGGGCGGCAACGATTATCTGAAAAAGCCCTTTAGCATGGACGAGTTGGTAGTGCGCATTCAGGCACAACTCAACCGTCTGGGCTTGCCCACTAATTCGCCGCCTCACGAACCGCTAAAAATAGGCCGGTACGTTTTCGCGTATACCCAACAAAAGCTCCGGCTGGCCGATACGGAAATAGAGCTAACCAACCGCGAAGCCGAACTCCTTAAGCGCCTCTACGACCACCGCAACCAAGTGCTCGAACGTTCCACGGTTTTGCTCGACCTGTGGGGCCAAGACCATTTTTTCAACGGCCGGAGCTTAGACGTGTTCGTGACGCGCTTACGCCGCTACCTGCGCGACGACCCACAAGTGCAAATTCTTAACGTACGGGGTATTGGGTATAAGCTAATTTTTTAG
- a CDS encoding TonB-dependent receptor, which produces MVQKIQKAVSLLLFLLFCCVQTELHAQTSQAGISGTITDEKKEPIPGATVLVKNEATGFTTGTSTSAKGEYTFRQLPLGGPYTITVSFIGYSTQTRSGYTLNLSDILRLDVQMQTSTNVLDAVVVNGSSMQNNIPNLGASTAVNAQNISKLPVLGRNFTTLIDLSPLSRGGSVSGQLATSTNYTIDGMTAKNATFGGTAGTGAPYSISIEAVREFKVVTNQYDVTYGRSGGGTINTATKAGTNTFSGSAFSFVRADWLSSQYDIRGNKRNVPFSTYQYGFSLGGPIIKDKAQFFVAYDHQRDARPLQIADIQGPADEQRLNVTQSTLDRYLDIARTKYGVANSPQFGSFDKKENTDAIFARLDFQLNDKNLLTISNNYIYDKNNQNINDNTAINLYEVYGTSRNKSNSTLASLRSTLSPRLTNELKLQQLSASVESISGSQLPSGFATIPRAIVDRIQSSVADRNVFTSIQLGGQRYAPEYFFSDVSQLTNNVYFNTDKINFTFGTDLMYSSLDSRYGSEVNGRFFYTGLDNFDKLAPYRYAREIPLVEDPSVQQHFVNAGLYAQMQTKLAPGLDVMAGIRADYTTYLDKPNFNQVVFDELGLKTDHSLNTFQLQPRAQFTWDVGERQKDIIRLGGGIFGSDILNYTMINNMVFDGTKLASVDITNSAAQPNLVPTPNFPGYRNDPSTSPGAELFNIPGVQRLSTINLNREDVRIPVVYKANFSYNRFLTERLRVGASAYMSLARNNYMYTDANMVDQPYFRLANEDNRGVYVPANTISPSNGVADWTQGRKTNRVGRVLALNSDGKVNQYAFVLDGTYRYFQDGEFSFSYTYNDTKDNTSYNGNVANTATLSLPVRDDPRNLSNITASDNQFRTKVVLYGTLPTFYGVSVGLRYSGIGGTRYSLLSGGNVNGDFVASNDLAYVFDPNDPSVPEAMRNGIQGILDNPNASKSLKDYVRRSIGKVAERNGGVNDFYGQFDIRVAKRFKTFGDKQYVEFSGDLFNAANFLNKKNGVIETLGNQNIYSIASFNQATSTYNYTVNANTGVVSPSGNPYQFQIGLRYGF; this is translated from the coding sequence ATGGTACAAAAAATACAAAAAGCAGTAAGCCTTCTGTTATTCTTGCTCTTCTGTTGCGTGCAAACAGAGTTGCATGCGCAAACCTCGCAAGCCGGTATAAGCGGAACTATAACGGACGAAAAAAAGGAGCCGATTCCAGGAGCTACCGTCCTCGTGAAAAACGAAGCAACCGGATTTACCACCGGTACGAGTACCAGCGCGAAAGGGGAATACACTTTCCGGCAATTACCGTTGGGCGGACCCTACACCATCACGGTTTCCTTTATTGGGTACAGCACTCAAACCCGCAGCGGCTACACGCTCAACCTGAGTGATATTCTGCGGTTGGATGTGCAAATGCAAACCTCCACCAACGTGCTGGATGCGGTAGTGGTCAACGGGTCCAGCATGCAGAACAACATCCCCAATTTAGGAGCCTCTACTGCCGTTAACGCACAAAATATCAGCAAACTGCCTGTTCTCGGCCGCAATTTCACGACCCTGATCGACCTTTCCCCACTGAGCCGGGGCGGCAGCGTATCGGGGCAGCTAGCTACTTCTACCAACTACACCATTGATGGTATGACCGCTAAAAATGCCACGTTTGGCGGTACGGCGGGCACCGGGGCACCTTACTCTATTTCTATTGAGGCGGTACGGGAGTTCAAGGTGGTGACCAACCAGTATGATGTAACCTACGGCCGTAGTGGAGGTGGTACCATCAATACGGCCACCAAAGCGGGTACCAACACCTTCAGCGGCAGCGCTTTCTCGTTTGTGCGGGCCGATTGGTTGTCGTCACAGTACGATATTCGTGGCAACAAGCGGAACGTGCCGTTTTCCACCTACCAATACGGCTTTTCGCTAGGCGGCCCCATCATCAAAGACAAGGCGCAGTTCTTCGTGGCCTACGACCATCAGCGCGATGCGCGGCCGTTGCAGATTGCCGATATTCAGGGCCCTGCCGACGAGCAACGCCTAAACGTGACGCAGTCTACGCTGGATCGGTATTTAGATATTGCCCGTACTAAATACGGAGTTGCGAATTCGCCACAGTTCGGTTCGTTCGATAAAAAAGAAAACACCGACGCTATTTTTGCGCGTCTGGATTTTCAGCTAAACGACAAGAATTTATTAACTATCAGCAATAATTATATCTACGATAAAAACAATCAGAATATCAACGACAATACAGCCATTAATTTATACGAAGTGTATGGTACGAGCCGCAATAAAAGTAACAGTACATTAGCCTCGTTGCGCTCGACATTGAGCCCGCGCCTTACCAACGAATTAAAATTGCAGCAATTATCAGCTTCCGTGGAAAGTATTTCCGGGAGCCAGCTACCGTCAGGCTTCGCGACCATTCCGCGGGCCATTGTTGACCGGATTCAATCGTCGGTAGCGGACCGCAACGTTTTCACGTCCATTCAGCTCGGAGGGCAACGGTATGCGCCAGAATACTTCTTCAGTGACGTATCTCAGCTTACCAACAACGTCTACTTCAACACCGACAAAATCAACTTCACCTTCGGGACGGATTTGATGTATTCCAGCCTGGACTCGCGGTATGGCAGCGAAGTGAACGGGCGTTTCTTCTACACCGGCCTCGACAACTTCGACAAGCTGGCTCCGTATCGTTACGCCCGCGAAATTCCGTTGGTTGAAGATCCGAGCGTGCAGCAGCACTTCGTGAATGCGGGCCTCTACGCCCAAATGCAAACCAAGCTGGCCCCTGGCCTAGACGTAATGGCTGGTATTCGAGCCGATTACACTACGTACTTAGACAAGCCCAACTTCAACCAAGTGGTGTTTGACGAACTTGGCTTGAAGACTGACCACTCCTTGAACACCTTCCAGCTTCAGCCCCGGGCGCAGTTTACGTGGGATGTGGGCGAGCGGCAAAAGGATATTATCCGCTTGGGTGGTGGCATCTTTGGGTCGGATATTCTCAACTATACCATGATCAACAACATGGTATTCGACGGCACCAAGCTGGCCTCCGTGGACATCACCAATTCGGCCGCGCAGCCGAATCTGGTACCTACCCCCAACTTCCCCGGCTACCGCAACGACCCCTCCACTTCGCCCGGCGCCGAGCTGTTCAACATACCCGGGGTGCAGCGCTTATCCACCATCAACCTGAACCGGGAAGACGTGCGGATACCCGTGGTGTACAAAGCCAATTTCTCGTATAACCGCTTCCTCACCGAGCGTTTGCGGGTGGGAGCTAGTGCCTACATGAGCTTGGCCCGCAACAACTACATGTACACGGATGCCAACATGGTGGACCAGCCTTACTTCCGTTTGGCCAACGAAGACAACCGGGGCGTATACGTACCCGCCAACACCATTAGCCCATCGAATGGGGTTGCCGACTGGACGCAGGGCCGCAAAACCAACCGGGTAGGCCGCGTGCTGGCCTTGAACAGCGACGGCAAAGTAAATCAGTACGCTTTCGTGCTGGACGGTACCTATCGCTACTTCCAAGACGGCGAATTCTCGTTCAGCTACACCTACAACGATACCAAGGACAACACCTCCTACAATGGCAACGTGGCCAATACGGCCACCCTGTCCTTGCCAGTGCGCGACGACCCACGTAACCTAAGCAACATAACCGCTTCCGATAACCAGTTCCGTACCAAGGTGGTGCTGTACGGTACCCTGCCTACGTTCTACGGCGTGAGCGTAGGGCTGCGCTACTCCGGCATCGGGGGCACCCGCTACTCGCTGCTGTCGGGCGGCAACGTGAACGGTGACTTTGTGGCCTCCAATGACTTAGCTTACGTGTTCGACCCCAATGATCCGAGCGTGCCAGAAGCTATGCGCAACGGGATTCAGGGCATCTTGGACAACCCCAACGCCAGCAAAAGTTTGAAAGATTACGTGCGCCGCAGCATCGGAAAAGTGGCAGAACGGAACGGCGGCGTCAATGACTTCTACGGCCAGTTTGATATCCGGGTGGCCAAGCGCTTCAAGACCTTCGGCGACAAGCAGTACGTAGAATTTTCCGGGGACTTGTTTAATGCCGCCAACTTCTTGAACAAAAAGAACGGGGTGATTGAAACCCTCGGCAACCAAAACATTTACTCTATAGCCAGCTTCAACCAAGCCACCAGCACTTACAATTATACTGTCAATGCCAACACGGGCGTGGTTTCACCATCTGGCAATCCGTACCAGTTTCAGATTGGCCTGCGCTACGGGTTCTAA
- a CDS encoding glycosyltransferase family 117 protein, with translation MHSYQKLNNLVGWLVFAVAAVVYWLTLEPTASFWDCGEFIACSYKLLVPHPPGAPLFLLLGRLFSLLSFGDTSKVAVLVNSLSALSSAFTVLFLFWSITLLARKLVLRDASQPITRLLSPTSGQTLLILGAGAVGALAFTFSDSFWFNAEEAEVYALSALCTAAVVWLMLKWENRADEADSDKWLVLIAYVVGLSIGVHLLNLVAIPALGLLYYFRRQPNPTFGGSVLALLVSSVVVGIILVGVIPGLPTLASSFEVFLVNSFGLPFNSGVILFVLLLLGLLVGGFRFSYRRRSRLLNTSLLGLVFILIGYSSYLIVPIRSSYHPTINQNAPDNVLSFVSYLKREQYGSRPLLYGPHVFAQPIAQVDTGPRYVREGDKYVVAEQRQELVYRDEDKMLLPRIYADGSATAAQRLSYYQQWVDLQEGVKPTMGQNLSFLFRYQMGHMFWRYFLWNYVGRESDVQHAGVLWPSTSNENVPEHIADNKARNNFLALPLLLGVLGLVYQVRRDSKNALVVALLFLFTGLAIIVYLNQPPVEPRERDYTFTGATYAFAIWIGLGVLALAELLQKLRQGTTTRAAVATLLGLAVPVLMATEGWDDHNRSGRFSSVDSARNLLNSCAPNAILFTNGDNDTFPLWYAQTVEGVRTDVRVAVLSYLNTDWYVEQMRNRSYQSQPLPVSLPADRYRQGTNDYLPYVENPNVREVNLHDFIGLVRENSDLLKVSYGDGSGTLMSFPSPKFYLPVDTAAVQKLGIIPLVGAAN, from the coding sequence ATGCATTCCTATCAAAAGCTTAATAACCTGGTTGGCTGGCTGGTTTTCGCTGTTGCCGCCGTCGTGTACTGGCTCACACTCGAACCGACAGCCTCGTTTTGGGATTGTGGCGAGTTCATTGCCTGCTCTTACAAGCTGCTCGTACCCCACCCACCCGGTGCGCCTCTTTTTCTGCTGCTGGGCCGGCTGTTTTCGTTGCTAAGCTTCGGTGACACCAGCAAAGTAGCGGTACTGGTTAACTCGCTTTCCGCGCTAAGTAGTGCGTTTACGGTGCTGTTTCTGTTTTGGAGCATCACGTTGCTGGCCCGCAAGCTGGTGCTGCGAGATGCTAGCCAGCCTATCACTCGGCTGCTGTCTCCCACTTCAGGCCAGACGTTGCTGATACTCGGAGCGGGGGCTGTCGGGGCCCTGGCCTTTACCTTCTCGGATTCGTTCTGGTTCAATGCCGAAGAAGCCGAAGTATATGCCTTATCCGCGTTGTGCACGGCGGCGGTAGTGTGGCTGATGCTAAAGTGGGAAAACCGGGCCGACGAAGCCGACAGCGACAAATGGCTCGTGCTGATTGCTTACGTGGTGGGCCTGAGCATCGGGGTGCACTTGCTGAATCTGGTGGCTATTCCGGCGCTAGGGTTGCTTTACTACTTCCGCCGACAGCCCAATCCTACCTTTGGAGGTAGCGTGCTGGCGTTGCTCGTGAGCAGCGTGGTAGTCGGCATCATCTTGGTGGGCGTTATTCCGGGCCTGCCCACGCTGGCGAGTAGTTTCGAGGTGTTTCTAGTTAACTCGTTTGGCTTGCCCTTCAACTCGGGCGTAATCCTTTTTGTGCTGTTGCTGCTGGGCTTGTTGGTTGGCGGATTTCGGTTTTCGTACCGTCGTCGTTCGCGCCTGCTCAACACCAGCTTGCTGGGCTTGGTGTTTATTCTAATTGGGTACTCGTCTTACCTGATTGTACCGATTCGCAGCTCGTACCACCCCACCATCAACCAGAACGCGCCCGACAACGTGCTCAGCTTCGTGAGTTACCTAAAGCGCGAGCAGTACGGCTCCCGGCCCTTGCTCTATGGGCCGCACGTGTTTGCGCAGCCCATTGCTCAAGTGGACACCGGGCCACGCTACGTGCGCGAAGGCGACAAGTACGTGGTAGCCGAGCAGCGCCAAGAATTAGTATACCGCGACGAAGACAAGATGCTACTGCCCCGCATCTACGCCGACGGCAGCGCTACGGCGGCGCAACGCCTGTCGTACTATCAGCAGTGGGTGGATCTTCAGGAAGGCGTCAAACCGACTATGGGCCAGAACCTAAGTTTTCTGTTCCGCTACCAGATGGGGCACATGTTTTGGCGCTACTTCCTGTGGAACTACGTGGGTCGGGAAAGCGACGTGCAACACGCGGGCGTGCTGTGGCCGAGCACCAGCAACGAGAACGTACCCGAGCACATTGCCGACAACAAGGCCCGCAACAATTTTCTGGCTCTGCCCCTACTGCTAGGTGTGTTAGGGCTAGTCTACCAAGTGCGCCGCGACTCCAAGAATGCGCTGGTCGTGGCATTGCTGTTTCTGTTTACCGGCTTGGCCATCATCGTGTATCTCAACCAGCCTCCCGTCGAGCCGCGCGAACGAGACTACACCTTCACCGGGGCCACTTACGCCTTTGCCATCTGGATTGGACTAGGCGTGCTGGCTTTGGCCGAACTCCTGCAAAAATTAAGACAGGGCACTACCACCCGTGCCGCCGTGGCAACCCTGCTCGGCTTGGCAGTGCCAGTCCTTATGGCTACCGAAGGCTGGGACGACCACAACCGGTCGGGCCGCTTTAGCTCTGTCGATTCGGCTCGGAACTTGCTCAATTCCTGCGCACCCAACGCCATCCTGTTCACCAACGGCGACAACGACACCTTCCCGCTCTGGTACGCACAAACCGTGGAAGGCGTGCGCACCGACGTACGAGTAGCCGTATTGAGCTATTTGAACACCGATTGGTACGTCGAGCAGATGAGGAACCGTTCGTACCAATCGCAGCCGCTGCCCGTTTCGCTGCCTGCCGACCGCTACCGCCAAGGCACCAACGACTATCTGCCCTACGTGGAGAACCCAAACGTGCGCGAAGTCAACCTGCACGACTTCATCGGCTTGGTGCGCGAAAACAGCGACTTGCTCAAAGTCAGCTACGGCGACGGCAGCGGCACCCTGATGTCGTTTCCCTCACCAAAGTTCTATCTGCCCGTGGATACTGCTGCCGTGCAAAAGCTGGGCATCATTCCCCTAGTCGGCGCGGCCAATTAG
- a CDS encoding DUF4956 domain-containing protein, translating to MHQDVQQVFNFTITVREVLGHTAWATLCGLLISFFYTIAFRKGSYSVNLVKSIVMLTMITSFVMMVVGDNLAQAFSMVGILSIIRFRTASKDAQDFMFLFFALAIGLACGEGLYAVSLAGCLLIGLVTIGMARAMANTQPENLILTIIRETSTSPESDYAPILQAFCQRYKVVSTQASREKKGLFMQLSYVTNLKNGNSSEALVDALKEVEGIKQVTLALEV from the coding sequence ATGCATCAGGACGTTCAGCAGGTTTTCAATTTTACTATCACGGTTCGGGAGGTACTTGGCCACACAGCATGGGCTACACTTTGTGGCCTGCTTATTTCCTTCTTTTACACAATTGCTTTTCGGAAAGGAAGCTATTCGGTTAATCTAGTTAAGTCGATTGTGATGCTGACTATGATTACTTCCTTCGTGATGATGGTTGTCGGGGATAATCTGGCGCAAGCATTCAGTATGGTTGGCATCTTATCGATCATTCGGTTCCGAACTGCCAGCAAGGATGCGCAAGACTTTATGTTCCTTTTTTTCGCACTGGCCATAGGGTTGGCTTGCGGTGAAGGATTATACGCTGTGTCCTTGGCGGGGTGCCTGCTTATTGGCTTGGTAACAATTGGTATGGCCCGCGCCATGGCCAACACCCAGCCGGAGAACCTGATACTAACTATCATTCGGGAGACGTCTACCAGTCCGGAAAGTGACTATGCTCCTATCCTACAAGCCTTTTGCCAGCGCTATAAGGTGGTAAGCACGCAGGCATCAAGAGAGAAGAAAGGCTTGTTTATGCAGCTTTCTTACGTGACGAACTTAAAGAATGGTAACAGTAGCGAGGCTTTGGTGGACGCATTGAAGGAAGTAGAAGGCATCAAGCAAGTAACTCTGGCTCTGGAAGTATAG
- a CDS encoding sensor histidine kinase, with amino-acid sequence MKSRLRIIFWLMSLCMLGINGFQAYWLYTTYQLTTVQFTRTAHEALLAVLQKQQLAEMQTLLQPTTPGQETYGRVALPIQNLDEAGRAQLRQLLQASSRFPADSRVARRQEDSVAQAFLQFLLRNTGTSPTLNLTRLATAYQTELKLRGAEAAFLFDTVATAADLRFQPTQAGYVLHTPPVALPALPKVAVRASFQPPLPYALRQMGRLLAGSLGLLCLTTACFALMMSTILRQKKLSEIREDFINNMTHELKTPLATVTAAVEALQHFGALQNPQKTQTYLAISHQELQRLSGLVDHVLHMAVAERQPLQLRPETVRPAELVAELVEQHQLTTAKAVRFAVNVAPAAIQCDRLHLRNVISNLIDNAIKYSRDQVTITIQGQPESVGWRLTVTDDGIGIPKDYQPAVFDRFFRVPTGNLHPIKGFGLGLYYVRQVIERHGGRLQVQSELGSGSAFSFWLPSL; translated from the coding sequence ATGAAAAGCCGTCTGCGTATTATTTTTTGGCTGATGAGTTTGTGTATGTTGGGCATCAACGGCTTCCAAGCCTACTGGCTCTACACCACCTACCAGCTGACCACGGTTCAATTCACGCGCACGGCGCATGAAGCGCTGCTCGCCGTGTTACAGAAACAGCAGCTAGCCGAAATGCAGACGCTGTTGCAACCCACCACACCCGGCCAGGAAACGTATGGCCGCGTCGCGCTGCCCATCCAGAACTTAGACGAGGCTGGCCGCGCCCAGCTGCGGCAGTTGTTGCAAGCCAGCAGTCGGTTTCCGGCGGATAGCCGCGTTGCGCGCCGCCAAGAAGACAGTGTGGCCCAGGCATTCCTACAGTTTCTACTGCGCAATACGGGTACTTCACCCACGCTCAATCTCACCCGCCTCGCTACGGCGTACCAGACCGAACTAAAGCTGCGCGGCGCCGAAGCCGCTTTCCTCTTCGATACTGTTGCAACGGCCGCCGACCTGCGCTTCCAACCAACGCAAGCTGGCTATGTATTGCACACGCCGCCAGTAGCTTTACCGGCCCTGCCCAAGGTAGCAGTGCGGGCTTCTTTCCAGCCGCCTTTGCCGTATGCACTGCGCCAGATGGGCAGGCTGCTGGCCGGTTCGTTGGGCTTACTATGCCTGACAACGGCCTGCTTCGCGCTGATGATGTCCACCATTCTGCGCCAGAAAAAGCTGTCCGAGATTCGGGAAGACTTTATCAACAACATGACCCACGAGCTGAAGACGCCCCTCGCCACGGTGACGGCAGCAGTGGAGGCTTTGCAGCACTTTGGAGCCCTGCAAAACCCACAGAAAACGCAGACCTACTTGGCTATTTCGCACCAAGAATTGCAGCGTTTGTCGGGGCTAGTTGACCACGTGCTGCATATGGCCGTGGCCGAGCGCCAACCGTTGCAACTGCGGCCCGAAACTGTGCGCCCCGCCGAGTTGGTGGCTGAGCTGGTCGAGCAACACCAGCTCACCACGGCCAAAGCCGTGCGCTTTGCGGTGAACGTGGCCCCGGCTGCCATTCAGTGCGACCGGCTGCACCTGCGCAACGTCATCAGCAACCTGATCGACAACGCCATCAAATACTCCCGCGACCAAGTAACCATTACCATTCAGGGGCAGCCAGAAAGCGTGGGCTGGCGCCTAACCGTGACGGATGATGGCATCGGGATTCCGAAAGACTACCAACCCGCCGTGTTCGACCGCTTCTTCCGAGTGCCGACCGGCAACTTGCACCCGATCAAAGGCTTTGGATTAGGCCTTTATTACGTTCGGCAGGTGATTGAGCGGCACGGTGGGCGCTTGCAAGTGCAAAGCGAGCTGGGTAGCGGCAGCGCCTTTTCCTTCTGGCTACCTTCGCTTTAA